In the Paenibacillus pabuli genome, one interval contains:
- a CDS encoding ABC transporter substrate-binding protein translates to MRVKSAAKPLIALLLSAALFAGCQSVQPPSVSEPQGTVDPPAATTQNEPAPQTNKETPRNETLYVNGLQWGPPTNFNLLSGNPAFPVNYGNSRELLYETLFMVNQLDGALEPLLGKSYEWTDDATLRIELNADAKWSDGKPFTADDVVYTYELGKKYDINWSSFWTYIQEVKADGAQDVEIKLNPDNPNKLTVLDSIELIPMLPKHIWEEIEKKNNNDLTAIRKEINDNPVGTGAYKLHFYNDQKITIIRDDNYWGQKLFGKLPAPKYITHVIYKDNAAGDLAFKSGQVDVSQQFIPQVWKMWEGGAPVKTYLKDAPYYLPGSMPSIFFNLSKAGLDNADVRRAIAMSINYDKISELAMSGYSAPMQPSLTLNSDAESKYMDQNAIKSLQWTTDVEGANALLDSIGATKGKDGIRVLNGTRLGPFEIECPYGWSDWNAALEIVAQSAKAIGIEIRTKFPESPVWTNDLQTGKFDIIMNTPAGGVSPSQPWNRAMTIMYSKGVAPLGEMAFWNWGRYQNDRADAIIEEIPSVSDEAKLKELYTELNTIWLTDIPSIPLMYRPWVFDTVNESVWKGFPSEGDGTNIPPQISMDGAGIKALYQIHN, encoded by the coding sequence ATGCGAGTCAAGAGTGCTGCAAAACCGCTCATCGCCCTGTTATTGTCGGCTGCTTTATTTGCCGGATGCCAAAGTGTTCAGCCACCGTCGGTAAGTGAACCGCAAGGAACGGTAGATCCACCTGCTGCAACCACCCAAAATGAACCTGCCCCACAAACCAATAAGGAGACTCCGCGCAATGAGACGTTGTATGTCAATGGATTGCAATGGGGACCACCCACCAACTTCAATCTGCTCAGCGGCAATCCCGCCTTTCCTGTGAATTACGGAAACTCCAGGGAACTCCTGTATGAGACTTTATTTATGGTGAACCAGTTGGATGGAGCGCTTGAGCCGCTGCTCGGCAAGTCATATGAATGGACGGATGACGCTACATTGCGGATTGAGCTGAACGCGGATGCCAAGTGGAGTGACGGAAAGCCTTTTACCGCAGATGATGTGGTGTACACCTATGAGCTGGGCAAGAAATACGACATTAACTGGAGCAGTTTCTGGACCTACATTCAGGAAGTAAAAGCCGACGGAGCACAGGACGTGGAGATCAAGCTGAATCCCGATAATCCCAATAAACTGACCGTGCTGGACAGCATTGAATTAATTCCGATGCTGCCGAAGCATATCTGGGAAGAGATCGAGAAGAAAAATAATAATGATCTGACGGCGATCCGCAAAGAAATCAACGATAACCCGGTGGGCACGGGAGCTTATAAGCTTCACTTTTACAATGATCAGAAAATTACAATCATTCGCGACGACAACTACTGGGGACAAAAGCTGTTCGGCAAGCTGCCAGCACCGAAGTATATCACCCATGTGATCTACAAGGATAATGCGGCAGGGGATCTGGCGTTCAAAAGTGGGCAAGTAGACGTCTCGCAACAGTTTATCCCACAGGTGTGGAAAATGTGGGAAGGCGGCGCTCCGGTCAAAACCTATCTGAAAGATGCTCCTTATTATCTCCCGGGTTCCATGCCGAGTATCTTCTTCAATCTCTCCAAAGCCGGACTGGATAACGCAGATGTCCGCCGGGCCATTGCTATGAGCATCAACTATGACAAGATCTCCGAACTGGCAATGAGCGGTTATTCTGCACCAATGCAGCCTTCGCTGACCTTGAACTCGGATGCCGAGTCCAAATATATGGATCAGAATGCAATCAAGTCCCTACAATGGACCACCGATGTGGAAGGGGCCAATGCGCTGCTTGATTCGATTGGGGCTACCAAAGGCAAAGATGGCATTCGTGTACTGAATGGTACCCGTCTCGGACCGTTTGAAATTGAGTGTCCATACGGCTGGTCAGACTGGAATGCTGCCCTGGAGATTGTTGCACAGAGCGCCAAGGCGATTGGCATTGAGATTCGAACCAAATTCCCTGAATCTCCGGTGTGGACCAACGATCTGCAAACCGGCAAATTCGATATCATCATGAACACCCCTGCGGGCGGAGTGAGTCCAAGTCAACCTTGGAACCGTGCCATGACAATTATGTATTCGAAAGGCGTTGCACCGCTCGGCGAGATGGCGTTCTGGAACTGGGGCCGTTACCAGAATGATCGTGCAGACGCCATCATTGAAGAGATTCCTTCCGTATCGGATGAGGCAAAACTCAAGGAACTCTATACCGAGCTCAATACAATCTGGCTTACAGACATCCCGTCCATTCCACTGATGTACAGACCGTGGGTGTTTGATACCGTGAATGAGTCCGTCTGGAAGGGCTTCCCGTCCGAAGGGGACGGTACCAACATTCCGCCGCAGATTTCCATGGATGGCGCAGGCATCAAGGCACTTTACCAAATTCATAATTAG